GCACGGTATGTCGGAGCCGAACTAGAGAACGCAAGCGTCGAAACAGGAACACCGGTCCATGTCATACACCTGAACTGCGAGGTAATCGATACGCAGTACCGGGTTCTTGCCCAGATAGCGAACAGCATCGATGAAGCTGACTCGTACGCCAGTGATCGTCCGCGAATAAGCATCCCGATGACGGGGTGGCCGACGGACCAGGTTTACATGGAACTGAAAAACCAGCTCGACGCACTGGGTGGGGTGCATATCATAATACTGGACGAAATCGACAAACTCGTAAAAAAGAGCGGGGATGAAACCCTGTATAACCTCACCCGGATCAATTCGGATTTGAAGAATTCAAAGCTCTCCATGATCGGGATCTCAAACGACCTGCTCTTTACGAACTTCCTCGATCCGCGCGTCCTCTCTTCACTTTCGGAAGAGGAGCTTGTCTTTCCGCCCTATAACGCTATGCAACTCTGTGATATTCTTCAGCAGCGTGCCGATATGGCCTTTATTGATGGTGCGCTCGGGGAGGGGGTAATCCCCCTCTGTTCGGCACTTGCGGCGCAGGAACACGGGGATGCCCGAAGGGCGCTGGATCTGCTTCGTGTCTCGGGAGAACTGGCAGAACGGGAAAACGAGCAGCAGGTGATGGAGCGTCATGTCAAGATGGCGCAACAGAAGATCGAGACCGACAGCCTCATCGAATGTGTCTCCACCCTTCCCACCCAGAGCAAGGCAGTACTTTATTCGATGGTTCTTCTTTATAAAACCCATAACGAGATCTTCACCACCGGAGAGGTGGCGCAGGTGTACCGTGATGTGGCCCGTCTGCTGGATCTTGATGTGCTGACGCACCGCCGGATTACCGACCTGATCTCGGAGCTGAATATGCTGGGCGTGATAAATGCACGTGTTGTAAGCCGCGGGCGGTACGGCCGGACAAAGGAGATGTGGTTCAGCGCCGGTACGGAAAAAATCTGGGACACGCTCCTCAAGGACGAACGCCTCAACGACCAAAGATTGAAAACAATCGACACCCACCGCATAAAGGCATTATTCAGGTGATGACATGGACGAAAAGGATCGGATGCTCCTCACGCTCCTCGACCAGAACAGCAGGATGCCCTCCCGGGAGATTGCCGAACTGGTCGATCTCGAAGAACAGGACGTCAATGAGCGGATACGCCTGATGGAAGAAGCCGGAATCATCCGGCAATATACCACGGTCATCGACTGGGAGAAGGCCGGCGATGGAGAAGTAGCGGCAATTATCGAGCTCAAGGTGAGTCCGGAGCGTGATTTCGGTTATGACAAGGTTGCAGAGCGGATAGCACGGTTCAGGCAGGTCAGGTCGGTCCGCCTTGTCTCCGGTATTTATGACCTGGAGCTGCTCGTGATTGGCAGGACCATTCACGAAGTCGCACGATTTGTTGCGGAACAGATCGCACCGATGGATCATATCCGCGAAACCGCAACGGTCCTCATCATGAAGACGTACAAGGAAAACGGTCATATTTTTTACGAAACAGAGAAGGGGGAGCGGCTGCCTCTCTCCTTTTAAGGGTGTGCCATGACAGATCGTGTGTCGCGGAAGGCGCGTGAGATTCCCCCATCCGGTATCAGAAAGTTTTTTGATCTGATCCAGGACATGGAGGACGTAATATCGCTCGGTGTGGGCGAACCCGATTTTGCCACGCCGTGGAATATCTGCGAGTCGAGCATTTACTCCATTGAGCAGGGTACAACCTCTTACACCTCCAACCGCGGCATGCCTGCGCTCTGCGAGGAGGTCACCCGCTATCTTGACCGGAGGTTTCACCTCACCTACAATCCCAAAAACGAGATAATCATCACGAGCGGAGCGTCCGAGGCGCTCGACATCGCTGTCCGGGCCATTGTGGATCCCGGGGACGAGGTGCTTGTGGCGGAGCCGTGTTACGTCGCGTATGCACCGAACGTCATGCTCGCCGGAGGACACCCGGTTCCGGTTCCCTGTCGCGAGCAGGATGCGTTCCGCCTTACCGCGGATGCGCTTCTCGAGGCAGTTTCGTCCCGGAGCAAGGCTGTCATGATCAACTTCCCGAACAATCCTACCGGCGGCGTGATGGATGCAGCGTCACTCCGGGCGATTGCCGATATCATCACCGATCATGACCTGATCCTGATCAGTGACGAGATCTACGCGGAACTGAGTTACGAGGCACAGCATGTGGCGGCGGCCACGGTGGGCGACCTCCGGGAGAGAACGATTACCATCAACGGATTCTCCAAAGCCTATGCAATGACCGGCTGGCGTGTGGGGTACCTCTGTGCTCCCGAAGCTCTCACCGACGCGGCACTTAAAATTCACCAGTACGTCATGCTCTGTGCACCGGTGATGGGGCAGGTGGCTGCGCGGGAAGCGCTGCGTCACGGCGACCGCGCACGTGACGAGATGATCAGTGAATACAAGATGCGGCGGAACCTCTTTATTCGCGGCCTCAATCGCATCGGCCTTCCCTGTCATATGCCCAAGGGGGCATTCTACGCCTTTCCCTCGGTCGGGATGACCGGACTCTCCGATGAGGAATTCGCCGAACGTCTTCTCACGGAGCAGCATGTCGCCGCCGTACCGGGGAGTGTGTTCGGTGCTTCCGGAAGCGGTCATATGCGGTGCAGCTACGCCACGTCCCGGGAGAATCTCGTCAGCGCACTGGACCGGATCGAGACATTTCTCTCCACACTCTGACGGGAGTACCTTTCCTTCGGCGACTTTTTGCACGTCTTTTTTTTCATTTGTCCCACACAAAATACCGACAACCCCTTTATTTCCACTGGAGATAGAGAAAAAATATTCTCTCTCCCCCCGTAATGACTCACCCGGAGCTGAAGTTTTTCCGCCTGAATATCCACAGTACCGGGGGGAAACCACGTAGGGTAAAAGCAGTATTTTTTTATTTCCGGTACGTCCTGCAAACAGGATACTGCAGGGGTATATTCAGGAATTGCCTGAGTGATCTACCATATCTTCACCACAGTTCTGATCCGTTTTTTCGATCCCGGTGATCCCCGGGGGGGGATCGACCCCTTTATTTCCACTGGAACATCTGAATTCCCCGATCCGAAGAACCCTGCACCCAATCATCTCACGTCAGCCGCTTCCTGTCCGGACAGCACCCTGTGGATCCGGGGCATATCGCCCCCTCATGCTGCACGGCGGGGAGATGTCAATGTTTATACCGGAGAATCACCCCATCCTACTTGAGAGAACAATGAGTTGTACAGTCATCGTCGGCGGATTTTTTGGTGATGAGGGAAAGGGGAAGGTTGTTGCCCATATTGCCCATAAGGATCACCCCTCTATCATTTCCCGGGGCGGGGTCGGCCCGAATGCGGGGCACACGGTAAAGGTCGGGGAAAGAGAGTATGGTGTCCGGATGATCCCGTCCGGCTTCGTTTATGAGAATGCCCGGTTGTGTATCGGGAGCGGGGTACTGGTTGATCCGCGGGTGTTTTTTCAGGAAGTTGAGCTTCTCGGAGTACGCGATCGCATCTTCGTAGACGGCCGGTGCAGTATCATTGAGGAAGAGCATATCGCCCGTGACAAGGGCGATTCCCACCTTGCAAAGACCATCGGTTCGACAGGAAGCGGGTGCGGGCCTGCCAACGTCGATCGGGTAATGCGCACCGCACGGCAGGCGAAGGACCTGCCCGAACTTCGCGGCTATCTCACCGACGTCTCCCTTGATATCAACACTTCCCTTGATTCGGGAGAGTTTGTCCTCCTCGAAGGCACGCAGGGGTTCGGTATCTCGCTCTACTTCGGCACCTATCCGTACGTGACCAGCAAGGATACCTCGGCCTCGCAGATTGCGGCAGATAACGGCGTGGGACCGACGAAGATTGATGAAGTCATCACGGTCTTCAAGGCATACCCGACCCGCGTCGGCGAAGGGCCTTTTGGTACGGAAATGAGCCGCGAAGAGTCGCACCGCCTCGGGATCGAGGAATTCGGGACGGTGACGCACCGGGAACGGCGTATCGGCGTATGGGACGCAGCGATGGCAAAATATTCGGCGATGGTGAACGGCGCCACCCAGGTTGCCATCACGGGAATTGACCATATCGATATGGACTGTTTCGGTGCCACGTCGTACGACCAGCTTTCAAAGAAGGCACGGGATTTCATAAAAAGCGCAGAAAACGATATCGGGGTTCCGGTAACGCTGATCTCCACCGGTCCCGATATCTCCCAGATCATCGATCTAAGGGATGATATATGAAAAAGTCAACGGTTGATATTCTCTGCTGCCCAGTCTGCAAGGGAGATCTGGAACTCCGGATTGTCAGAGAGCTGACACGTGAGAGTACCGAGGACGAAATCCTTGAAGGAGGGCTCTGGTGCAGAAAATGCGGCGTTGAGTATCCCATCCGGGAAGGAATACCCGATCTCCTTCCGCGAACGGGAGAGAACTGTTAAAAATCCATGGATATCTGTGAAATTCATCTGAACAGAAGAGGCATCAATTCGATTGAGACCCCTCCCCAGGTTGAAGTCGAGGCGGGATCCAGCCTGTTAGTCCGGCTCATCAATGACGGAAGCCCGGTGCATGTAACACTCACCTCTTCGAATGCCGGAATGTTCACCGATTTTTACCATGAAAACCTTTACGTCCGCGATATCCTTGACTTTCGAATAGCTACGCGCGAGGATGCCTATGCCGGATTCTTCGATATCGGGATCATCACGGGGTACGGGACGAAGCGATCCCAGTTCAGGGTGCTTGTGAAGAAGTATTCCGAACATCAGCAGCAGGCACCCGACGTGGAGCCTCTGCGACCCCCTGTGAGCACAGCGCCGTTTCCGTGGCTCCTCCTCCTTCTTGTCGCCATTGGCACCATTGCGTATGCCGGCTGGCTTACCACGGGGGAGACGCTCCTCTCCCACCTCACTTTCATCGTCCTGCTCTCCGGGGTCTACTTCGCATGGTATTCCCGGCGCTAGTCCTCTGGGCCGCGCTGTTCCTCGACCGGCTTGCAGGCGACCCGCGAAACACCCTGCACCCGACTGCCTATCTTGGGCGGCTGATCGGATGGTGGGGGCGACCCGGCCTGTATCGCCCCGGGCTTCAGCGCGTGGCAGGTGTCCTGGGCACTCTCCTCACGGCGGGGCTGTTCGCCGCCCCGTTCCTCTTTTTTGATCTCTTTGCGCCGGTGCCCCTCTATCTTATCGGGGCTCCGGTGCTGCTCAAACTCTGTCTGGCGTGGCGATGCCTCGAGGAGCATGTCGCCGCGGTGGAAGAGGCGGTGGCGCGGGACGGGAAGAGCGGCCGTGATGAGGTGCGGCTGCTCGTTTCCCGTGACACGTCCGCTCTCGGGGGAGAGGGGGTGCTCTCTGCTGCCTATGAATCGATGGCTGAGAATTGCGTCGACTCCATCATTGCACCCCTCTTTTATTTCACGCTGTTCGGGCTTCCCGGCGCTGCGGTGTACAGAGCGGTGAATACCATGGACGCGATGCTCGGGTATACCGATCACCGCCGAAGTATCGGGTGGTTTCCGGCCCGCTCCGACGATATTCTCAATTATATTCCCGCCCGGATCACCGGCCTGCTTCTTCTCCTGTATTTCGCGATGCGGGGGCGGTTCAGGCCGGCGCTCCGGACGCTTGCTTCTGATGCACACCGGCGTCCGGGAATCAACGGTGGTATTCCCATGGCGGCGATTGCGGGGGGTGCGGGAGTCAGGTTTGAAAAACCGAGATATTATACTATGGGCGAGGCCGAGCGGAGCCTTACCGAGGGCGGACCCGAAATCGTTGGGGCGGTTCGGGCTGCAACCCTCTGTGCCGCCGTGCTTTTTTCCGTTACCCTTGTATTTATTGCCCTCCCTGCTCTATAGTGAATGACAATGAAACTGGAAGACCTTCGGTTCGGGACTGAACTGATTAAACGGGGATTTGCCTCCATGCAGAAAGGAGGTGTGATTATGGATGTGGTCAACGCCGAGCAGGCCCGCATCGCCGAGGAGGCCGGTGCGGTAGCCGTCATGTCGCTTGAGAGGGTGCCTGCGGATATCAGGAAAGCCGGAGGTGTGGCGCGTATGGCCGATCCCGAAATCGTGCATGAGATCATCGATGCGGTCTCCATTCCTGTCATGGGGAAGGTGCGGATCGGGCATTTTGTCGAAGCGCAGATTCTCGAGAATATCGGAGTCGATATGATCGACGAGAGCGAGGTGCTGACTCCTGCCGACGAGGAGTACCATATCGTGAAGACCGGATTTACCGTTCCGTTCGTGTGCGGCGCTCGGAATCTCGGCGAAGCGCTCAGGAGAATTGCCGAGGGAGCGGCGATGATCCGAACAAAGGGGGAAGCAGGCACCGGTAATGTGGTTGAGGCGGTTCGCCATATGCATGCGATCATGGGCGAAATCCGCGAGCTGCAGGGCATGAATGATGCAGAGCGTGCCGCACGCGCCCGTGAGATCGAAGCGCCGTTCGAGCTTGTCAGGGAGACTGCGGAACGCGGCCGCCTGCCGGTGGTGAACTTCTCCGCAGGCGGCATTGCGACACCCGCGGATGCGGCACTTATGATGCAGCTCGGTGCCGATGGCGTATTCGTCGGATCGGGCATCTTTCTCTCGGAAAACCCGGTGAAGACTGCGCGGGCAATCGTCGAAGCGGTGAATAATTTCGAAAATCCCGCGGTTCTTGCCGAAGTCAGTCGCGGGCTCGGCGATCCGATGAAAGGAATCGACGTGCACACGCTGAAAGAGGACGAGGTGCTCCGGTTCCGTGGGCGTTAGGATCGGCGTTCTCTCGCTTCAGGGGGATGTCAGCGAGCATATCTCGGCATTCCGCCGGACACTTGCCTCCATGGGCGACGGCACCGGGCGGGTTGTCGCGGTACGCCATGCAGAGGAGATCCCGCCCCTTGACGCGCTTGCCATTCCGGGTGGGGAGTCGACGACCATCTCGCGGCTCATTGACAAGAATGCCATGCGGAGCCCGATTGAGAACTTTGATGGCGGAATATTCGCGACCTGTGCCGGTATGGTCCTGCTTGCCCGTACCGTTGATGATGTACGGGTCCGGCCGCTCGGTCTCATGGACATGGAGGTGGCACGGAATGCATTCGGTCGGCAGCGCGAATCATTCGAGGCAATAATTCCGGTGAAGGGCCTAAAAGACCCCTATCACGCCGTTTTCATCAGGGCACCTGTCGCAACGGCGACAGGGGGCGCTGCGGAGCCGCTCGCGGCATTCGATGCGGGGATTGTGGCGATCAGAGAAGGGCGTCACATGGCGCTCTCCTTCCATCCGGAACTGACACCCGATATTCGCCTTCACCGGATGTTTCTGGAAAACCTCGGCGAATTATAACCGGTTTTCCGGTTACTTGCTTTTTTCGGCTGCATGCCGGGTCGTCTTTCCGGATGTTCCGCCAAGCAGTCCGGGGCCGTATCCGTTAAGTAGGAACCACGTGAAATGCTTAGAGCGGAGTTATGACTATGGCAGAAACGCGAGAACCGAAAAAGGTCGTACTTCACACGACCAGCGGGGATATTATTATCGAACTGTTTTCCGATATGCCGATTACAGCGGGCAATTTTGTGAAACTGGTGAAAGAAGGATTTTATGACGGAATTGTATTTCACCGCGTCATTAAAGGTTTCATGATCCAGGCGGGCTGCCCGCAGGGCACAGGCACGGGTGGCCCCGGGTATACGATTCAGGACGAGTTTGTCAGGGGGCGTTCGAACCGTCGCGGGACCCTCTCCATGGCAAACACCGGACGCCCGAACAGCGGCGGGAGCCAGTTTTTCATCAACCTGGTGGACAACACCTTCCTCGACTGGGATAATCCGAGCACCCCGTCCAAACACCCCGTCTTCGGGATCGTCGTCGGGGGAATGGATGTCGTGGATGCGATCGGCAGCACCGCGACCGACCGGAACGATCGTCCCCGCAAGGAAGTACGTATCACAAAAGCGGAAGTCATTTCCTGACACAGGTGTCGTGTCCGGGGAGCCGGGGGAAGGGTGAACGCGCGCAGCATGTCCGGAAATCGGGCAGGGCACATGGCGGATATTTCGCGGCGGTGATCGGTGCCGTCTCCTCCGACCGCTTTCCGGACGCCACGACAGCTGTTTCCCGGCATCCCGGATTCACGGACGACATTCTTTCCGGGAAATAATCATAGATTTTTTAGGTATGCAGGGAAACTGCATTATCATCCATGAAACACCGGATCGCCCTTCTTCTCCCCGCTCTCCTCATCGCTGCCGCGTTCATTCCGGCTGCCTGCACCGGAGCGGCGGCGGACGCACAGGAAAACCCGTTTGTTGCGTTCTATTTCAGCGGAGTGGGATGCAGCAACTGTGCGCAGGTTGACCCCGTTGTTTTCGGGGAATGGCTCACCGAATTTCCCGATCTCATCCTTATCGAGTATGAGACACAGAATCATCCTGAGAATGCGGTGGTGCAGGACGCGTTCACCCGGAGTTATGGCATTCCACCCGGTACTCCGCTGCTCGTGGTCTCACCTGAGGACTGGTTTTTAGGAAAAAGCGCGATCCTCGGGGACGGACGGGATAAGCTTTCCCGGCTTCAGGAAAATCCCGGCTCCCGTGGCGCTGCATTCCGGTTTGATCGTATCGTTTTCACGGATCTTGATGGCAGGCCGACAATCTGGCGTGGGGATCGTGCACTCATGCGGATCGGAACGGGAGGGGACGGCGAAATGCTTCGACGCCTTCTCGCCACGTCCGATCCGGCTGCAGGGCTGGATGGGGCCGTTTACAGCGAAACAGCACCCGTTCCCCTTGCGGTTGCCGGATCATCGGTGACGTTTGCCCATGCGGTGACACTCGGCTCCTGGATCTACCTGTGGAACGGGCCGGACGCTCCGTCCCCTGCTGCAGGAATCCCTTTTCCCACGCCGGAGGAGTCGTCCGGAGCGGCGCCGGTGACGGATACCCCTCCCCTCTCCGCAATCGCCGCCCTTGCGATTGTCGATGCGATAAACCCCTGCGCACTCTCGGTGCTGGCGGTGATCCTCACGGCGATCGTTGCCCGGAATCCTGAGAATCCGCTTTCTGTGTTCCGGGCGGGTATGGCTTTCGTGGGAACCGTCTTTCTCGTCTATCTCCTGTATGGTGCCGTCATAGTAGCAGGTTTTTCGCTGCTGTCAGGCACATCACCGCTCAGGCCGGTGCTCCCGGCAGTACTTGGCGCAGGCGCGGTGCTTCTCGGGTTCGTATATCTCCGGGCCGCGGCCGTACCCGGTACCGGCGGAATGCTTGCGGCCCTTCCGGGGCGGATCCGCTCACTGGTGGCGCGATGTGCCGAGGGCGCGGGTTCGGTGCCGGGTGCCTGTGCTGCGGGAGCAGCGGTCTCTCTCTTCCTTCTTCCCTGTACGATGGGGCCCTATCTCATCGCAGGCGGTCTCATCGGAACCGGTGACACTCTGCACGCTGCCCTCGCGCTCCTCCTCTACAATCTGATCTTCATCCTGCCCATGGCTGCGGTGACGCTCGGAATTTCCCTTGGTATCTCCCGAATCGACGCCGTATCCGGGTGGAGGGATGCACATGCCCGCATTCTGCGGGGAGCGGGCGGCATCCTGATGGTGGTGCTCGGAACCGGCCTTGTCGCCGGATTGATATAAAAAAGGGGAAATCCCGGATTACACGGGAATATTGGCTGTCTTACTGTGATTTACCCTGTTTCGCGATGGCATCCATTGCCGCCTTCACCGCCTCTTCGTCACCAAGATAGTAATGGCGGATAGGCCGGAGGTCGTCGTCAAGCTCGTACACGAGAGGCATGCCGGTCGGGATGTTCATGTGCGGAATATCATCGTCTGAAATGGAATCGAGATGCTTGACGAGAGCACGGAGGCTGTTGCCGTGCGCAGCGATGATCACCCGTTTTCCTGAACGGATAGCCGGGGCGATCTCCGATTCCCAGTAGGGGAGGAACCGGGAAACGGTATCCTTCAGGCACTCGGTGAGCGGCACCTCCTCCGGTGCGAATCCTGCATACCGGCGATCGGATGCCGGCGATCTGGGATCGGCCGGATCGAGAGGCGGTGGCGGGATAGTGTAACTCCTGCGCCAGATAAAGACCTGCTCATCCCCGTACCGTGCCGCAGTTACGGCCTTGTTAAGTCCCTGCAGCGCCCCGTAATGTCGTTCGTTGAGCCGCCAGCTCCGGTATACCGGTATCCACATCAAATCCATCTCATCAAGGGTGATCCAGAGGGTCCTGATTGCCCGTTTCAGGACCGAGGTGTAGGCGACGTCGAATAGGTATCCCTCCTCCCGGAGCATCCTGCCTGCGGCATGTGCCTCCCCGATGCCCTTTTCCGAGAGATCAATGTCAGTCCATCCGGTAAACCGGTTCTCCTTGTTCCAGATGCTTTCGCCATGGCGTAGCAGGACGAGCGTGTGCATGTGCAATTCGTCTCCCTTTCATAGTGGGGAACGGGTGCTAAAAAGGATGTCCCCGGGGGAGTGCATGCGGGGAAAGGCAGTCCGCTCCCCGAAAGGGAGAGAAAATCTAATGCACCATTCTTTTCAAATACTCTCAGTGCGGCGGGATTCTTCGCCCGGTGGCACGAAAACCATGACGGATCAGGGGATCAGGGAAAATTCTCCCGATACGGCAGCGCAGCAATACCGGCTGATTGAGGAGGCCGTCCGCCGGATGAGTGCTGTGAACACGCAGGCGGCTCTCGGCGAGGCAATCGCCGCGGAGATCATCCGGTACTCCATGTATGATCTGCAGGTAATCGGCGGAAATATGAAACGGGAGACCGACAGGCTCCCCTCCCCGTACCGCGAGAAGGTCAGACCGTATTTCGAGAAGCAGCTCTTCGGCACCTACCACCGCCTTCTCTCCATGCACCGCTCCGGCGCTCTCGCACGGAGGACGGCACCGATCACCGACAGGGAGACGTTCCTCGGGTATCTCAGGATGGTGCCGGAAGGGTGCTTCGGCGATACCGATTCCTCGGGCACCGACTTCTATTTCGGCGACCCTGTCCGATCCCTCTTCTATTACCTCCTTGCCGGGTTTGCAATGTTCGTGCTCGACGAGCCCGGCCACCCGGTCGGCACCCCGTTTCCCGGAGGCTTTGTCGTGGAGAAGCGGGGGCGGGAGTACCTCTGCCCGATTCGCGACAAGGAGGA
This sequence is a window from Methanoculleus sp. SDB. Protein-coding genes within it:
- a CDS encoding cell division control protein Cdc6, which codes for MTDHENHSMGLFRKYLDNNNIFKNREVLRHSYRPHILPHRRPQIDSIAAIIAPALRNETPSNILIYGKTGTGKTASARYVGAELENASVETGTPVHVIHLNCEVIDTQYRVLAQIANSIDEADSYASDRPRISIPMTGWPTDQVYMELKNQLDALGGVHIIILDEIDKLVKKSGDETLYNLTRINSDLKNSKLSMIGISNDLLFTNFLDPRVLSSLSEEELVFPPYNAMQLCDILQQRADMAFIDGALGEGVIPLCSALAAQEHGDARRALDLLRVSGELAERENEQQVMERHVKMAQQKIETDSLIECVSTLPTQSKAVLYSMVLLYKTHNEIFTTGEVAQVYRDVARLLDLDVLTHRRITDLISELNMLGVINARVVSRGRYGRTKEMWFSAGTEKIWDTLLKDERLNDQRLKTIDTHRIKALFR
- a CDS encoding AsnC family transcriptional regulator, producing MDEKDRMLLTLLDQNSRMPSREIAELVDLEEQDVNERIRLMEEAGIIRQYTTVIDWEKAGDGEVAAIIELKVSPERDFGYDKVAERIARFRQVRSVRLVSGIYDLELLVIGRTIHEVARFVAEQIAPMDHIRETATVLIMKTYKENGHIFYETEKGERLPLSF
- a CDS encoding aromatic amino acid aminotransferase (catalyzes the transamination of the aromatic amino acid forming a ketoacid; first step in aromatic amino acid degradation in lactococci), encoding MTDRVSRKAREIPPSGIRKFFDLIQDMEDVISLGVGEPDFATPWNICESSIYSIEQGTTSYTSNRGMPALCEEVTRYLDRRFHLTYNPKNEIIITSGASEALDIAVRAIVDPGDEVLVAEPCYVAYAPNVMLAGGHPVPVPCREQDAFRLTADALLEAVSSRSKAVMINFPNNPTGGVMDAASLRAIADIITDHDLILISDEIYAELSYEAQHVAAATVGDLRERTITINGFSKAYAMTGWRVGYLCAPEALTDAALKIHQYVMLCAPVMGQVAAREALRHGDRARDEMISEYKMRRNLFIRGLNRIGLPCHMPKGAFYAFPSVGMTGLSDEEFAERLLTEQHVAAVPGSVFGASGSGHMRCSYATSRENLVSALDRIETFLSTL
- a CDS encoding adenylosuccinate synthetase (catalyzes the formation of N6-(1,2,-dicarboxyethyl)-AMP from L-aspartate, inosine monophosphate and GTP in AMP biosynthesis), giving the protein MFIPENHPILLERTMSCTVIVGGFFGDEGKGKVVAHIAHKDHPSIISRGGVGPNAGHTVKVGEREYGVRMIPSGFVYENARLCIGSGVLVDPRVFFQEVELLGVRDRIFVDGRCSIIEEEHIARDKGDSHLAKTIGSTGSGCGPANVDRVMRTARQAKDLPELRGYLTDVSLDINTSLDSGEFVLLEGTQGFGISLYFGTYPYVTSKDTSASQIAADNGVGPTKIDEVITVFKAYPTRVGEGPFGTEMSREESHRLGIEEFGTVTHRERRIGVWDAAMAKYSAMVNGATQVAITGIDHIDMDCFGATSYDQLSKKARDFIKSAENDIGVPVTLISTGPDISQIIDLRDDI
- a CDS encoding cobalamin biosynthesis protein CobD, giving the protein MVFPALVLWAALFLDRLAGDPRNTLHPTAYLGRLIGWWGRPGLYRPGLQRVAGVLGTLLTAGLFAAPFLFFDLFAPVPLYLIGAPVLLKLCLAWRCLEEHVAAVEEAVARDGKSGRDEVRLLVSRDTSALGGEGVLSAAYESMAENCVDSIIAPLFYFTLFGLPGAAVYRAVNTMDAMLGYTDHRRSIGWFPARSDDILNYIPARITGLLLLLYFAMRGRFRPALRTLASDAHRRPGINGGIPMAAIAGGAGVRFEKPRYYTMGEAERSLTEGGPEIVGAVRAATLCAAVLFSVTLVFIALPAL
- a CDS encoding pyridoxal biosynthesis protein; translation: MKLEDLRFGTELIKRGFASMQKGGVIMDVVNAEQARIAEEAGAVAVMSLERVPADIRKAGGVARMADPEIVHEIIDAVSIPVMGKVRIGHFVEAQILENIGVDMIDESEVLTPADEEYHIVKTGFTVPFVCGARNLGEALRRIAEGAAMIRTKGEAGTGNVVEAVRHMHAIMGEIRELQGMNDAERAARAREIEAPFELVRETAERGRLPVVNFSAGGIATPADAALMMQLGADGVFVGSGIFLSENPVKTARAIVEAVNNFENPAVLAEVSRGLGDPMKGIDVHTLKEDEVLRFRGR
- a CDS encoding glutamine amidotransferase translates to MGVRIGVLSLQGDVSEHISAFRRTLASMGDGTGRVVAVRHAEEIPPLDALAIPGGESTTISRLIDKNAMRSPIENFDGGIFATCAGMVLLARTVDDVRVRPLGLMDMEVARNAFGRQRESFEAIIPVKGLKDPYHAVFIRAPVATATGGAAEPLAAFDAGIVAIREGRHMALSFHPELTPDIRLHRMFLENLGEL
- a CDS encoding peptidylprolyl isomerase; its protein translation is MAETREPKKVVLHTTSGDIIIELFSDMPITAGNFVKLVKEGFYDGIVFHRVIKGFMIQAGCPQGTGTGGPGYTIQDEFVRGRSNRRGTLSMANTGRPNSGGSQFFINLVDNTFLDWDNPSTPSKHPVFGIVVGGMDVVDAIGSTATDRNDRPRKEVRITKAEVIS
- the gpmA gene encoding phosphoglyceromutase (2,3-bisphosphoglycerate-dependent; catalyzes the interconversion of 2-phosphoglycerate to 3-phosphoglycerate); the encoded protein is MHTLVLLRHGESIWNKENRFTGWTDIDLSEKGIGEAHAAGRMLREEGYLFDVAYTSVLKRAIRTLWITLDEMDLMWIPVYRSWRLNERHYGALQGLNKAVTAARYGDEQVFIWRRSYTIPPPPLDPADPRSPASDRRYAGFAPEEVPLTECLKDTVSRFLPYWESEIAPAIRSGKRVIIAAHGNSLRALVKHLDSISDDDIPHMNIPTGMPLVYELDDDLRPIRHYYLGDEEAVKAAMDAIAKQGKSQ